A genomic segment from Polyangium mundeleinium encodes:
- a CDS encoding sigma 54-interacting transcriptional regulator: MSSQDAELSTLDGLSPPTHADDPEAGFGSTHVPTLTIVWHPTLERVGDRALLPLRPDGSGVLVSRLEPDFSRPGSSKREPLADAHVSRTPIRLLWLENKCIRIEKQGSPTRVVVNGAPLESCRDFSANDLQAGIVLELANRVVLLLHLDEVRQESEDTLGLVGASLAIERVRREIRQLASLDVPVLVRGETGTGKELVARALHDTGTRRNRPFVPVNMGAIPPTLAASALFGADKGAFTGAVRSHGYFGSAANGTLFLDEVGEMPLDVQANLLRALDDGGEVQTLGASHMRETLARIVAATDADLEAKVQSGAFRAPLLHRLASYELVIPPLRQRRDDIGRLFVHFLYAELDRFGKADRIAANKVWLPASFLAALVRHDWPGNVRQLRNVVRQLVLGSHDAGPLDPGPALAALLATPPPPAVGGGVSLGGDGGAPATKAPISPRRSRKPSDVTEEELLEALRACNFDMKATAERLRIPRSSIYNLVEQHKVRRASDLDKEEILRCSRECDGNVELMARNLGVSKVALQRRMRELKIG, from the coding sequence GTGTCCTCACAAGACGCGGAGCTCTCGACGCTCGATGGGCTCAGCCCGCCGACACACGCAGACGACCCCGAGGCGGGGTTCGGGAGCACGCATGTCCCCACGTTGACGATTGTCTGGCACCCGACGCTGGAGCGCGTCGGCGATCGAGCACTCTTGCCGCTGCGGCCGGACGGCAGCGGTGTCCTTGTATCGCGGCTCGAGCCCGACTTCTCGCGCCCGGGTTCGAGCAAGCGCGAGCCGCTCGCCGACGCACACGTGAGCCGCACACCCATTCGCCTGCTCTGGCTCGAAAACAAATGCATTCGTATCGAGAAGCAAGGCAGTCCCACCCGGGTCGTCGTGAACGGAGCGCCGCTCGAAAGCTGTCGCGATTTCTCGGCGAATGATTTGCAGGCTGGGATCGTGCTGGAGCTTGCGAACCGTGTCGTGCTCCTCTTACACCTCGACGAGGTGCGCCAGGAGTCGGAGGATACCCTCGGCCTCGTGGGTGCGAGCCTGGCAATCGAGCGGGTGCGCCGCGAGATCCGGCAGCTCGCGAGCCTCGACGTGCCCGTGTTGGTACGCGGAGAGACCGGCACGGGTAAAGAGCTCGTCGCGCGTGCCCTGCATGACACCGGAACGCGAAGGAATCGGCCTTTCGTGCCCGTGAACATGGGCGCCATCCCACCCACGCTCGCCGCCTCGGCGCTGTTCGGGGCCGACAAGGGCGCCTTCACGGGCGCGGTTCGCAGCCACGGGTACTTCGGAAGCGCAGCAAACGGGACGCTGTTTCTCGACGAAGTGGGCGAGATGCCGCTCGATGTGCAGGCGAACTTGCTCCGGGCCCTCGATGACGGGGGGGAGGTCCAGACGCTCGGGGCCTCGCACATGCGGGAGACGCTGGCCCGGATCGTCGCCGCGACCGACGCCGATCTCGAAGCCAAGGTGCAATCAGGGGCCTTCCGCGCGCCGCTTCTGCACCGACTGGCGAGTTACGAGCTCGTGATTCCGCCCCTGCGCCAGCGACGCGACGATATCGGGAGGCTCTTCGTGCATTTTCTGTACGCCGAGCTCGACCGCTTCGGAAAGGCGGACCGGATCGCGGCGAACAAGGTGTGGTTGCCCGCGTCGTTCTTGGCGGCGCTCGTCCGTCACGACTGGCCCGGAAACGTGCGGCAGCTCCGCAATGTCGTCCGTCAGCTCGTCCTGGGCAGCCACGACGCCGGCCCGCTGGATCCAGGACCCGCGCTTGCGGCGCTGCTCGCGACGCCGCCGCCACCCGCGGTTGGCGGCGGCGTGAGCCTCGGAGGCGATGGAGGGGCCCCGGCGACAAAGGCGCCCATTTCGCCGCGCCGCAGCCGCAAGCCGAGCGACGTGACCGAGGAGGAGCTGCTCGAAGCGCTGCGCGCGTGCAACTTCGACATGAAGGCCACGGCCGAACGGCTGAGAATCCCGCGAAGCTCGATTTACAATCTGGTCGAGCAACACAAGGTGCGGCGCGCGAGCGACCTCGATAAGGAGGAGATCCTGCGCTGCTCGCGGGAATGCGACGGGAACGTCGAGTTGATGGCGAGGAACCTCGGGGTGTCGAAGGTGGCGCTGCAGCGGCGGATGCGCGAGCTCAAGATCGGCTGA
- a CDS encoding alkaline phosphatase family protein — translation MPDKLGDIDTLVVLMMQSRSFDHVLGHLSLDGGPYEGRLDGLVGTPIDGKLLDARYENTCEGRIHQPQEIRDGAMPGELPEDSQSVQISLGRRASSGKRCMDGFVRAYALSSHRASRSLPMGFLRSSGAPVTNFLAKSYAICDRWFAPLPTGVAPNRLMATCGYSLLADTTPRLLPLHDTVFDWMKQRGVRYRVYHDGLSFFTLGPWMHGEVTSDRFRPAARLADDVRNEPDATFPQVIYIEPSYFDAPFHLGRPPNDNRPPLPMAPGERFLLQVYQALTSNPKRFGRTLFIVTYASHGGLYDHVPPPSIHDGKFATAGVRVPAIVVSPLVEPGTVHSGLLDHTSILQLLAEKFGDGAYSEAVTHRAAQGIGSVSAVLNRGAARSSLPVPPSPPERPGPKCKRSLTPVTNGAQAFDLAARALCDHAPARVASAYPELWQAMWNAELQ, via the coding sequence GTGCCCGACAAACTGGGGGACATCGACACCCTTGTTGTCTTGATGATGCAGAGCAGGTCGTTTGATCACGTTCTCGGTCACCTGAGCCTCGACGGCGGGCCTTACGAGGGCCGACTCGACGGGCTCGTGGGCACGCCGATCGACGGGAAGCTCCTCGACGCGCGGTATGAGAACACCTGCGAGGGGCGTATTCACCAGCCCCAGGAGATCCGCGACGGCGCAATGCCCGGGGAGCTGCCGGAGGATAGCCAGTCCGTCCAGATCTCCCTCGGCCGCAGGGCGTCCTCCGGCAAGCGGTGTATGGATGGCTTCGTGCGCGCGTATGCGCTCTCTTCGCACCGCGCGTCGCGGTCCTTGCCGATGGGCTTCCTGCGGTCCTCGGGCGCGCCCGTCACGAATTTCCTGGCGAAGAGTTATGCCATCTGTGATCGCTGGTTCGCTCCACTCCCCACCGGTGTGGCGCCGAACCGGCTCATGGCAACGTGCGGCTATTCGCTCCTTGCGGACACCACGCCCCGGCTCCTGCCCCTGCACGATACGGTCTTCGACTGGATGAAGCAGCGCGGCGTCCGATATCGTGTGTACCACGACGGTTTGTCCTTTTTCACCCTCGGCCCCTGGATGCACGGCGAGGTCACGAGCGACCGGTTCCGCCCTGCCGCGCGGCTCGCGGACGACGTTCGCAACGAGCCCGACGCCACGTTCCCCCAGGTCATTTACATCGAGCCCTCGTATTTCGACGCGCCTTTCCACCTCGGTCGTCCGCCGAACGACAACCGCCCGCCCTTGCCCATGGCGCCTGGCGAGCGATTCCTGCTCCAGGTCTACCAGGCGCTCACATCGAACCCCAAGCGCTTCGGCCGCACGCTCTTCATCGTCACGTATGCCTCGCACGGCGGCTTGTACGATCACGTCCCGCCCCCGTCGATTCACGATGGAAAATTCGCGACGGCGGGCGTGCGTGTCCCCGCGATCGTCGTCTCGCCGCTCGTCGAGCCGGGCACGGTCCACAGCGGCCTGCTCGATCACACCTCGATCCTGCAGCTCCTCGCCGAGAAGTTCGGCGACGGCGCGTATTCCGAGGCCGTCACGCACAGGGCCGCGCAGGGGATCGGCAGCGTCTCCGCGGTCTTGAACCGCGGCGCGGCGCGGTCGTCGTTGCCTGTCCCGCCGAGCCCGCCCGAGCGACCTGGCCCCAAATGCAAGCGCTCCCTCACGCCCGTCACCAACGGCGCGCAGGCCTTCGACCTCGCGGCGCGCGCGCTCTGCGACCACGCCCCGGCGCGCGTCGCGAGCGCCTATCCCGAGCTCTGGCAGGCGATGTGGAACGCCGAGCTGCAATGA
- a CDS encoding VWA domain-containing protein, protein MRTSFVSYTRAAAALASILLSANAASADDVQALRSDKLVEKAHVIDLRIGHGHADLVVRRTVHNGGPRHDQATFYIDLPTGAVAVGLRTLATLDGKPHWYDGELLEAEKAAARYRELTGIGGYYPKDPALLSWRSQSLLALQVFPCPPGEDKTIEYTLRLPTQYRDGRHHLDLSAMGTEKLPAAATVSPMIAGEALFVGDTRQKAPAQISLKDAVDLSVAPASEKPLEGALASVSFGKQKNVVRFHIDAAPALSRVPRGAHVVVLIDASRSLEQEQIEAEVAMARAYLSHFTDARAAVLLFDRAVHVPKHGFVSARNALAGLDGAQVVRRNGSHIDEALARADALLAALPEGTPKRILALTDARTRRELTPERLRGQLSKSGALLHVGVVGSAFSTTLERDDTHAWATLTRPTGGLVWQASIDKDDPGEEPRDVYEELARPKRIDHFEVHAQGLAREDIEAPEELTEGASFEDLRLSEKQVPFVEVTGELWATPVRRVLVADEAENRRWAGLVFGSHLLHSIDEADMMTLAMMGRAVSPVTSYLAIEPGVRPSTEGLEHSTGSGQGFGSGFGRLSGAHRAKPVRLATFDKQAFLKSELERGLSACGGAGKTAKVGLESTLQELVSVRATIDGEKAESKLVSCLEEAAWEIVLPTAFDSAWQGFTIAL, encoded by the coding sequence ACGGGCACGCCGACCTCGTCGTGCGGCGCACGGTGCACAATGGCGGTCCGCGCCACGATCAGGCGACGTTTTACATCGACCTGCCGACCGGGGCCGTGGCCGTCGGGCTGCGCACGCTGGCGACGCTGGACGGCAAGCCCCACTGGTACGACGGCGAATTGCTGGAAGCAGAAAAAGCCGCGGCGCGGTACCGCGAGCTGACGGGGATCGGCGGGTATTATCCGAAAGATCCGGCCTTGCTCTCGTGGCGGAGCCAGAGCCTGCTCGCGCTGCAGGTCTTCCCCTGCCCGCCCGGCGAGGACAAGACGATCGAATACACGCTGCGGCTGCCGACGCAATATCGCGACGGCCGCCATCACCTCGATCTCTCGGCCATGGGCACGGAAAAGCTGCCCGCCGCGGCCACAGTGTCGCCGATGATCGCGGGCGAGGCGCTCTTCGTCGGCGATACACGTCAAAAAGCGCCGGCCCAGATCAGCTTGAAGGACGCGGTGGACCTGTCGGTCGCGCCCGCGAGCGAAAAACCCCTCGAAGGCGCGCTCGCTTCGGTTTCGTTCGGCAAGCAGAAGAATGTCGTCCGGTTTCACATCGACGCGGCGCCCGCGCTCTCCCGCGTGCCCCGCGGCGCGCACGTCGTGGTGCTGATCGACGCGTCCCGATCGCTCGAACAAGAGCAGATCGAGGCGGAGGTCGCCATGGCGCGGGCGTATCTCTCCCATTTCACGGACGCCCGCGCGGCCGTGCTCCTGTTCGACCGCGCGGTGCACGTCCCGAAACACGGGTTCGTCTCGGCACGCAACGCGCTCGCCGGGCTCGACGGTGCACAGGTCGTCCGGCGAAACGGGAGCCACATCGACGAGGCCCTCGCCCGCGCGGACGCGCTGCTCGCGGCGCTGCCGGAGGGCACGCCGAAGCGGATCCTGGCCTTGACGGACGCGCGCACGCGGCGGGAGCTCACGCCGGAGCGGCTGCGGGGGCAACTCTCGAAGAGCGGCGCGCTGCTGCACGTTGGCGTGGTGGGGAGCGCGTTTTCAACCACGCTCGAGCGCGACGACACGCACGCCTGGGCGACGCTGACGCGGCCCACGGGCGGGCTCGTCTGGCAGGCGTCGATCGATAAGGACGACCCGGGCGAGGAGCCGCGCGACGTGTACGAGGAGCTCGCGCGGCCCAAGCGGATCGACCATTTCGAGGTGCACGCGCAGGGCCTCGCCCGGGAGGATATCGAGGCGCCCGAGGAGCTGACGGAGGGCGCGTCGTTCGAGGATTTGCGTTTGTCGGAGAAGCAGGTTCCGTTCGTGGAGGTGACGGGCGAGTTATGGGCGACGCCCGTGCGCCGGGTGCTCGTCGCGGACGAGGCCGAGAATCGAAGGTGGGCGGGGCTCGTGTTCGGTTCGCACCTGCTCCATTCGATCGACGAGGCGGACATGATGACGCTCGCGATGATGGGGCGGGCCGTGTCGCCGGTGACGAGTTACCTCGCGATCGAGCCGGGCGTGCGGCCTTCGACGGAAGGGCTCGAGCATTCCACGGGCAGCGGCCAGGGTTTCGGGTCCGGTTTTGGCCGGCTCTCCGGCGCGCACCGCGCGAAGCCGGTCCGGCTCGCGACATTCGACAAGCAGGCGTTCCTGAAGAGCGAGCTCGAGCGCGGGCTCTCCGCGTGCGGCGGTGCGGGGAAAACGGCGAAGGTCGGGCTCGAATCGACGCTCCAGGAGCTCGTCTCGGTGCGGGCGACGATCGACGGGGAAAAGGCGGAGTCGAAGCTCGTCTCGTGCCTGGAAGAGGCGGCGTGGGAGATCGTGCTGCCGACGGCGTTCGATTCGGCCTGGCAGGGTTTTACGATCGCCCTCTGA